The sequence below is a genomic window from Streptomyces sp. B21-105.
CCTGCGCAAGGGCGAGGGCTTCGGCACCCCCGAGGACTGCGCGGCGCTGGTGCCCTTCCTGGCCTCCGAGGCCGCCCGGGGCGTCACCGGCCAGGCCATCGGCATCGGCGGCGACAAGGTGGCACTCTGGTCGCATCCGCAGGAGATCCGCACGGCCTACGCCGACGGCGGCTGGACGCCCGAGACGCTGGCCGACGTCTTCCCGACCTCGGTCGGCGCCGAGCTCCAGACGGTCGGCGTCCCGGCCCCGAAGTTCCCGGAGGCCTGACCCATGGCGACCATCGACGTCGGGGAACTCGTCGCGATCGACGTCCACACCCATGCCGAGGTGTCCTCCAAGGGCCACTCCTCGCTCGACGACGACCTGCACGACGCGTCCTCCGCCTACTTCAAGGTCGAGGGCAAGCGCAAGCCCACGCTCGAGGAGACGGCCAGCTACTACCGTGAGCGGAAGATGGCCGCCGTGATCTTCACGGTGGACGCCGAGTCCGCCACCGGTACCGCGCCCGTCCCGAACGAGGAGGTCGCCGAGGCGGCCGCCGCCAACGCCGACGTCCTCATCCCCTTCGCCTCCATCGACCCCTTCCGGGGGAAGGCGGGCGTGAAGCAGGCCCGCCGCCTGGTCGAGGAGTACGGGGTGAAGGGCTTCAAGTTCCACCCCAGCATCCAGGGCTTCTTCCCCAACGACCGCGCGGTGGCGTACGACCTGTTCGAGGTCATCGAGGAGACGGGGACCATCGCCCTGTTCCACACCGGCCAGACGGGCATCGGCGCCGGAGTCCCGGGCGGCGGCGGCATCAGGCTCAAGTACTCCAACCCGCTGCACGTCGACGACGTCGCCGCCGACTTCCCGCACCTCAAGATCATCCTGGCGCATCCGTCGTTCCCCTGGCAGGACGAGGCCCTGGCCGTCGCCACCCACAAGCCGGGCGTGCACATCGACCTGTCCGGCTGGTCTCCGAAGTACTTCCCGCCGCAGCTCGTGCAGTACGCCAACACGCTGCTGAAGGACAAGGTCCTCTTCGGCTCCGACTTTCCCGTACTCACCCCCGACCGCTGGCTCGCCGACTTCGACAAGCTGACGATCAAGGACGAGGTGAAGCCGAAGATCCTCAAGGAGAACGCCGCCCGTCTGCTCGGGCTGACCACACCGTAAGGGGCGTGGACAATGCGCAACGAGGGACTGGGGTCCTGGCCCGCCCGCCGGGCCCGCAAGACCCCGCACCGCACCGCCCTGGTCCACGGCGGGCAGTCGACGGACTACCGCACCCTGCACGCCCGCACCACGCGCCTGGCGCACGCCCTGCGCGCCCGGGGCGTGCATCGCGGCGACCGCATCGCCTACCTGGGCCCCAACCACCCCTCCTACCTGGAGACCCTGTTCGCCGCCGGCGCGCTCGGCGCGGTCTTCGTCCCCCTCAACACCCGCCTCGCCGGTCCCGAGATCGCTTACCAGCTCGCCGACTCCGGGGCCAAGGCCCTCGTCTACGGGCCCTCGCACGCGGGCCTCGTCGCCGGACTGCCCGGGCACACGGACGTCCGGACGTACCTCGAGGTCGGCGCCGAGTACGAGCAGGCGCTCGGCTCGGCGCCTGACGAGCCCATCGACACACCGGTCGCCCCCGACGACACCTGCATCATCATGTACACCTCGGGGACCACCGGCCGCCCCAAGGGCGCGATGCTCACCCACGGCAACCTCACCTGGAACGCGATCAACGTCCTCGTCGACACCGACCTCGTCGCCGACGAACGCGCCCTCGTCTCCGCGCCGCTGTTCCACACGGCCGGACTGAACATGCTGACCCTGCCGGTGCTGCTCAAGGGCGGCTGCTGCGTCCTCGTCGAGGCCTTCGACCCGGAGGCCACCCTCGGCCTGATCGAGCAGCACCGGATCACCTTCATGTTCGGGGTGCCGACGATGTTCGACCAGGTCGCCCGGCATCCGCGCTGGGCCGCCGCGGACCTGTCCTCCCTGCGCATCCTGACCTGCGGCGGCTCCCCTGTGCCCTCGCCGCTCATCGCCGCCTACCAGGAACGCGGTCTGACGTTCCTCCAGGGCTACGGCATGACCGAGGCCTCGCCCGGCACGCTCTTCCTGGACGCCGAGCACGCCGTCAGCAAGGCGGGCTCGGCGGGCGTCCCGCACTTCTTCAGCGACGTGCGGGTCGTCCGGCCGGACCTTGCCCCCGTGGAGACCGGCGAGACCGGCGAGGTCGTGGTCCGCGGTCCGCACGTCATGCCCGGCTACTGGGGGCTGCCCGAGGAGACGGCCACGGCCTTCGCCGACGGCTGGTTCCGCAGCGGGGACGCCGCCCGGGTCGACGAGGACGGATACGTGCACATCGTCGACCGCATCAAGGACATGATCATCTCGGGCGGGGAGAACATCTACCCCGCCGAGATCGAGGACCTGCTGCTGGCCCACCCCGACATCGTCGAGTGCGCGGTCATCGGCGTCGCGGACGACAAGTGGGGCGAGGTGCCGCGCGCGGTCGTCGTGCCCCGCGAGGGCGGCACGCTCGACCCCGACCAGGTGCTGGCCTCGCTGGCGGGCCGGCTCGCCAAGTACAAAATCCCCAAGTCGGTGGTGATCGCGGACGAACTTCCGCGCACCGCCTCCGGCAAGCTCCTCAAGGCCCGGGTGCGCTCCCGCTTCGGCACCGACTCCTGACCTTCTCCCTTCGAGCAACTCCCCGTAGCTGAGCAACTTCCCTGTGAGGAACGGTATATGAGCATCAACGTCAACGGCCTGGACGAGCTGCGGAAGCTGTCCGGCAGCGACCTGGGCACCAGCGAGTGGATCGAGGTCACCCAGGAGCGCATCGACACGTTCGCCGACGCGACCGGGGACCACCAGTGGATCCACGTGGACCCGGAGAAGGCAGCGGCAGGACCCTTCGGAGCGCCGATCGCCCACGGGTACCTGACCCTCTCCCTCTTCATCCCCCTCTTCACCGAGCTGCTGGACGTCCAGGGCGTCACGACCAAGGTCAACTACGGGCTGAACAAGGTCCGCTTCCCCTCGCCGGTCAAGGTCGGCTCGCGGATCCGTCTCGTCGCCAAG
It includes:
- a CDS encoding amidohydrolase family protein, with amino-acid sequence MDVGELVAIDVHTHAEVSSKGHSSLDDDLHDASSAYFKVEGKRKPTLEETASYYRERKMAAVIFTVDAESATGTAPVPNEEVAEAAAANADVLIPFASIDPFRGKAGVKQARRLVEEYGVKGFKFHPSIQGFFPNDRAVAYDLFEVIEETGTIALFHTGQTGIGAGVPGGGGIRLKYSNPLHVDDVAADFPHLKIILAHPSFPWQDEALAVATHKPGVHIDLSGWSPKYFPPQLVQYANTLLKDKVLFGSDFPVLTPDRWLADFDKLTIKDEVKPKILKENAARLLGLTTP
- a CDS encoding acyl-CoA synthetase, which encodes MRNEGLGSWPARRARKTPHRTALVHGGQSTDYRTLHARTTRLAHALRARGVHRGDRIAYLGPNHPSYLETLFAAGALGAVFVPLNTRLAGPEIAYQLADSGAKALVYGPSHAGLVAGLPGHTDVRTYLEVGAEYEQALGSAPDEPIDTPVAPDDTCIIMYTSGTTGRPKGAMLTHGNLTWNAINVLVDTDLVADERALVSAPLFHTAGLNMLTLPVLLKGGCCVLVEAFDPEATLGLIEQHRITFMFGVPTMFDQVARHPRWAAADLSSLRILTCGGSPVPSPLIAAYQERGLTFLQGYGMTEASPGTLFLDAEHAVSKAGSAGVPHFFSDVRVVRPDLAPVETGETGEVVVRGPHVMPGYWGLPEETATAFADGWFRSGDAARVDEDGYVHIVDRIKDMIISGGENIYPAEIEDLLLAHPDIVECAVIGVADDKWGEVPRAVVVPREGGTLDPDQVLASLAGRLAKYKIPKSVVIADELPRTASGKLLKARVRSRFGTDS
- a CDS encoding MaoC family dehydratase — protein: MSINVNGLDELRKLSGSDLGTSEWIEVTQERIDTFADATGDHQWIHVDPEKAAAGPFGAPIAHGYLTLSLFIPLFTELLDVQGVTTKVNYGLNKVRFPSPVKVGSRIRLVAKLTDVEDVPGGVQITVDGAIEIEGGAKPAAVLQSLSRFYA